A window of Sphingomonas adhaesiva contains these coding sequences:
- a CDS encoding FecCD family ABC transporter permease codes for MTYRRWLWPALILTTLIALTLSVGVGSASIPPARALAALVGHGDPVERAILIELRLPRAILGLAVGAILGLAGAALQGYLRNPLAEPSVLGASNGAALGAVVALYFGLATAQEIALPVLAIVGALVALGVLLALARRSDSALTLILAGIAISTLSVAGTSLALNLSPNPFAAMEIMTWLMGSLEDRSFRHVALALPCIASGAALLAGQGRALDALTLGEDGAAALGVDLARTRIRLLLGVAIGVGGAVAVSGAIGFVGLIVPHLIRPLTDRTPSAILWPSALAGAALLTLADVAVRVIPTTNELKLGVVTAFLGVPVFLLHLMRERRLW; via the coding sequence GTGACCTATCGCCGCTGGCTGTGGCCGGCCCTGATCCTGACCACGCTGATCGCGCTGACGCTGAGCGTGGGCGTCGGCAGCGCCAGTATCCCGCCCGCGCGCGCGCTGGCGGCGCTGGTTGGGCATGGCGACCCGGTGGAGCGTGCGATCCTGATCGAGCTGCGATTGCCGCGGGCGATCCTGGGGCTGGCGGTGGGTGCGATCCTGGGGCTCGCCGGGGCGGCGCTGCAGGGCTATCTGCGCAACCCGCTGGCGGAGCCGTCGGTGCTGGGGGCGTCGAACGGCGCGGCATTGGGCGCGGTGGTGGCGCTGTATTTCGGGCTGGCGACCGCGCAGGAGATCGCGCTGCCGGTCCTGGCGATCGTCGGTGCGCTGGTGGCGCTGGGCGTCCTGCTGGCGCTGGCGCGACGCTCCGACAGCGCGCTGACGCTGATCCTGGCGGGGATCGCGATCTCCACGCTGTCGGTCGCGGGGACCAGCCTGGCGCTGAACCTGTCGCCCAATCCCTTTGCGGCGATGGAGATCATGACATGGCTGATGGGGAGCCTGGAGGATCGCTCGTTCCGCCACGTCGCGCTGGCCCTGCCGTGCATCGCGTCAGGCGCCGCACTGCTGGCCGGACAGGGGCGCGCGCTCGACGCGCTGACGCTGGGCGAGGACGGCGCGGCGGCGCTGGGCGTCGATCTGGCGCGCACGCGGATACGGCTGCTGCTGGGCGTCGCGATCGGCGTGGGCGGCGCGGTCGCGGTGTCGGGCGCGATCGGCTTCGTCGGGCTGATCGTGCCGCATCTGATCCGGCCGCTGACCGACCGTACACCCTCCGCGATCCTGTGGCCCAGCGCGCTGGCGGGGGCGGCGCTGCTGACGCTGGCCGATGTCGCGGTGCGCGTCATCCCGACCACCAACGAACTGAAGCTGGGGGTGGTCACCGCCTTCCTGGGGGTGCCGGTCTTCCTGCTGCACCTGATGCGGGAGCGGCGGCTGTGGTGA
- a CDS encoding ABC transporter substrate-binding protein: MRLLLLLPLLLGVTAAAPVAAPRRIVSLNLCADQYLLALADRAQIVALTQFATDPQMSAAAAQARGLRATRGSAEDVLALRPDLVLASPWQDPLVTTHLAARHIPVVALPPAADRAAIVAQVQQVADAVGHPARGAALIAAMDRALATLPRTAGRGRTAAYYQRRGFLTGTGTLVDDLMRRVGLRNLATRLGKPALAHVGLEEMALARPDYLIVETDAERVADRGTEMLHHPLLERIPRLRLPQAWTVCGGPAYVKAAVSLARQLRAQPR, from the coding sequence ATGCGTCTCCTGCTCCTCCTGCCCCTCCTACTTGGCGTCACCGCGGCGGCGCCCGTCGCGGCTCCGCGGCGGATCGTGTCGCTGAACCTGTGCGCGGACCAGTATCTCCTGGCGCTGGCGGACCGCGCACAGATCGTCGCGCTGACGCAGTTCGCCACCGATCCGCAGATGTCGGCCGCGGCGGCGCAGGCGCGCGGGCTTCGAGCGACCCGCGGATCGGCGGAGGACGTGCTGGCGCTTCGCCCCGATCTCGTGCTCGCCTCGCCGTGGCAGGACCCGCTGGTGACGACCCATCTGGCGGCGCGCCATATCCCCGTGGTCGCGCTCCCCCCCGCCGCGGATCGCGCGGCGATCGTGGCGCAGGTGCAGCAGGTCGCGGACGCGGTCGGGCATCCCGCCCGCGGAGCCGCGCTGATCGCGGCGATGGACCGCGCGCTGGCGACGTTGCCCCGCACCGCCGGCCGCGGCCGCACCGCCGCTTATTATCAGCGTCGCGGGTTCCTGACCGGCACCGGAACGCTCGTCGACGACCTCATGCGGCGCGTGGGGCTGCGCAATCTCGCCACGCGTCTGGGAAAGCCTGCGCTGGCGCACGTCGGGCTGGAGGAGATGGCGCTGGCGAGGCCCGACTATCTCATCGTGGAAACCGATGCGGAACGCGTCGCCGATCGTGGGACCGAGATGCTTCACCATCCGCTGCTGGAGCGTATCCCGCGGCTGCGCCTGCCCCAGGCATGGACGGTGTGCGGCGGCCCGGCCTATGTGAAGGCGGCGGTGTCGCTGGCGCGGCAGCTGCGCGCGCAACCGCGCTGA
- a CDS encoding ABC transporter ATP-binding protein, translated as MVSIVAQGLGVSLGQRQVLDDVSFDWTPGTLVGVLGPNGAGKSTLVRALLALLPHRGAVTVDGAPRRTLTRAALARRIAYLPQGQTLHWPMTVERLVALGRLPHLAPFSRLSPADHAAVAEAMARADVMHLATRTATELSGGERARVLLARALAVGAPALIADEPLASLDPAHQIEGMELLRAQADAGGLVVAVLHDLTLAARFCDRVLVLADGGVAADGAPGAVLTADLLARVYGITAWRGEQGLLVPHDRIR; from the coding sequence GTGGTGAGCATCGTCGCGCAGGGGCTGGGCGTCTCGCTCGGCCAGCGGCAGGTGCTGGACGACGTGTCGTTCGACTGGACGCCCGGTACGCTGGTCGGGGTGCTGGGCCCCAACGGCGCGGGCAAGTCGACGCTGGTACGCGCGCTGCTGGCGCTGCTGCCGCACCGCGGCGCGGTGACTGTCGACGGTGCGCCGCGCCGGACGCTGACGCGGGCGGCGCTGGCGCGGCGGATCGCCTATCTGCCGCAGGGGCAGACGCTGCATTGGCCGATGACGGTCGAGCGGCTGGTGGCGCTGGGGCGGCTGCCGCACCTCGCCCCCTTCTCGCGCCTGTCGCCCGCCGACCATGCCGCGGTCGCCGAGGCGATGGCGCGCGCCGATGTCATGCATCTCGCGACGCGCACCGCGACTGAATTGTCGGGGGGCGAGCGTGCGCGGGTGCTGCTGGCGCGGGCGCTGGCGGTGGGGGCGCCCGCGCTGATCGCGGACGAGCCGCTCGCCAGCCTGGACCCCGCGCATCAGATCGAGGGGATGGAACTGTTGCGCGCGCAGGCCGATGCGGGCGGGCTGGTGGTGGCGGTGCTCCACGACCTGACGCTGGCGGCGCGCTTCTGCGACCGGGTGCTGGTGCTCGCAGACGGCGGGGTCGCGGCGGATGGCGCGCCGGGCGCGGTGCTGACGGCGGATCTGCTCGCGCGGGTCTATGGCATCACCGCCTGGCGCGGCGAACAGGGCCTGCTGGTCCCGCACGATCGCATCCGCTAG
- the dnaE gene encoding DNA polymerase III subunit alpha: MAHSGFVPLRIFSSYTMLDGAIEPKAIAKRAAKLGFPAAGLTDRNGLYAAMAFSDAAAGAGVQPVIGTMLGLARPDMPDGAPPVIDWIALYAQDATGYDNLCALVSHAHLDRPLELAPHVGFDVLRRHAAGLIALTAGGEGGVARLFAEDQPARAAAYADRLHAIFPDRLYIELSRRDDAVEEKAEEHLLDLAYDRGWPIVATNPSCFEEASFGDAHDAMLCIAHSTYVESEDRPRSCGHAWMKPAEQMIALFHDLPEAIANTLVVAQRCAVAAPKRKPILPSLAGDREGEATMLRDRARAGLAARLRRIEELGQAGDAGWQDAYKDRLEFELDVIIQMGFPGYFLIVADFIQWAKQHDIPVGPGRGSGAGSAVAWALTITDLDPLQLGLLFERFLNPERVSMPDFDIDFCETRRGEVIRYVQEKYGRDQVAQIITFGKLKARAVLKDTGRVLQMSYGQIDRLAKLVPNHPTDPWDLKRALNGVPELAKEYSNDNQVRHLWDLATKLEGLPRHSSTHAAGVVIGDRPLAQLVPLYRDPRSDMPVTQFDMKYVEGAGLVKFDFLGLKTLSVLKKAIQLLAKRGIAVDLDALPWNDEGVYKLLQRGDTVGVFQLESEGMRRTLSAVRPSNFGDIIALVSLYRPGPMDNIPSFGRRKQGQEEITYPHPLLEPILNETYGIFVYQEQVMQAAQVLAGYSLGGADLLRRAMGKKIKAEMDAQRATFVAGCAEHNGIKADYANQLFDLIDKFAGYGFNKSHAAAYALLAYQTAWLKAHHPAEFFAASMCYDIHLTDKLAIFVDDMRRLGVPLLAPCINASDAEFDVQPAGDEQAYGVRYALAGLKSVGEGAMEKLIEERANGAFRSLDDFASRVDPRLLNKRQLETLAAAGAFDALETNRAGVHTVAETILAIAASTHHGRTSGQGGLFGDDAGGAGDVIKLPATARWSLAERMEQEKEAFGFYFSAHPVDRYRHLAKMHGARSYVALGELPIPEGARVMATMAVMVEDARWRTSARGRRYLMATLSDASGQFVATCFEDGTSTDLEEAAKNGGCGLMTVELDRRPGEETPRVSIKAIRPFEGLATTTRFALEVTVDDPAAVTALAALIGPLRGARGKVTLKVPLASDEVAVVILDRDFALDAELAERIESLPGVTKVEFDIEETRLRSVG, encoded by the coding sequence ATGGCGCATTCCGGGTTCGTACCGCTCCGCATCTTTTCCTCCTACACGATGCTCGATGGCGCGATCGAGCCGAAGGCGATCGCGAAGCGCGCCGCGAAGCTGGGCTTTCCCGCCGCCGGCCTGACCGACCGCAACGGCCTGTACGCCGCGATGGCCTTTTCCGACGCCGCGGCGGGCGCGGGCGTCCAGCCGGTGATCGGGACGATGCTGGGCCTCGCGCGCCCCGACATGCCCGACGGCGCGCCGCCGGTGATCGACTGGATCGCGCTCTATGCGCAGGACGCAACCGGCTACGACAATCTGTGCGCGCTGGTCAGCCACGCGCATCTCGACCGCCCGCTGGAACTGGCGCCGCACGTCGGGTTCGACGTGCTGAGGCGACATGCCGCCGGCCTGATCGCGCTGACCGCGGGCGGGGAAGGGGGCGTCGCGCGCCTGTTCGCGGAGGATCAGCCCGCGCGCGCCGCGGCCTATGCCGACCGGCTCCACGCGATCTTCCCCGATCGCCTCTATATCGAGCTGTCGCGCCGCGACGATGCGGTGGAGGAGAAGGCGGAGGAGCATCTGCTCGACCTCGCCTACGACCGCGGCTGGCCGATCGTCGCGACCAACCCCAGCTGCTTCGAGGAGGCGAGCTTCGGCGACGCGCACGACGCCATGCTGTGCATCGCGCATTCCACCTATGTCGAGAGCGAGGATCGCCCGCGCAGCTGCGGCCATGCGTGGATGAAGCCTGCCGAGCAGATGATCGCGCTCTTTCACGACCTGCCCGAGGCGATCGCGAACACGCTGGTCGTGGCGCAGCGCTGCGCCGTCGCCGCGCCCAAGCGCAAGCCGATCCTGCCCAGCCTCGCGGGCGACCGCGAGGGCGAGGCGACGATGCTGCGCGACCGCGCGCGCGCGGGGCTCGCGGCGCGGCTCCGGCGGATCGAGGAGCTGGGCCAGGCGGGCGACGCGGGGTGGCAGGACGCGTACAAGGATCGCCTGGAGTTCGAGCTCGACGTCATCATCCAGATGGGCTTTCCCGGCTACTTCCTGATCGTCGCCGACTTCATCCAATGGGCGAAACAGCATGATATCCCGGTCGGGCCGGGGCGCGGATCGGGCGCGGGTTCGGCGGTCGCCTGGGCGCTGACGATCACCGATCTCGACCCGCTCCAGCTCGGGCTGCTGTTCGAACGTTTCCTGAACCCGGAACGCGTGTCGATGCCCGACTTCGACATCGACTTCTGCGAAACCCGCCGCGGCGAGGTCATCCGCTACGTGCAGGAGAAGTACGGCCGCGATCAGGTCGCGCAGATCATCACCTTCGGAAAGCTGAAGGCGCGCGCGGTGCTGAAGGACACCGGGCGCGTGCTCCAGATGAGCTACGGCCAGATCGACCGGCTGGCGAAGCTGGTGCCCAACCACCCGACCGATCCGTGGGACCTGAAGCGCGCGCTGAACGGCGTGCCGGAGCTGGCGAAGGAATATTCCAACGACAATCAGGTCCGCCACCTGTGGGATCTGGCGACCAAGCTGGAGGGGCTGCCGCGCCACTCGTCGACCCACGCGGCGGGCGTGGTGATCGGCGACCGCCCGCTGGCGCAGCTGGTTCCGCTCTACCGCGATCCGCGCTCCGACATGCCCGTCACGCAGTTCGACATGAAATATGTCGAGGGCGCGGGGCTGGTGAAGTTCGACTTCCTCGGCCTCAAGACGCTGTCGGTGCTCAAGAAGGCGATCCAGCTGCTCGCCAAGCGCGGGATCGCGGTCGATCTCGACGCGCTGCCGTGGAACGACGAGGGCGTCTACAAACTGCTTCAGCGCGGCGACACGGTCGGCGTGTTCCAGCTGGAATCGGAGGGGATGCGCCGCACGCTGTCGGCCGTCCGCCCGTCCAATTTCGGCGACATCATCGCGCTCGTGTCGCTCTACCGCCCGGGCCCGATGGACAACATCCCCTCGTTCGGCAGGCGTAAGCAGGGGCAGGAGGAGATCACCTATCCCCACCCGCTGCTGGAGCCGATCCTGAACGAGACCTACGGAATCTTCGTCTATCAGGAACAGGTCATGCAGGCCGCGCAGGTGCTGGCGGGCTATTCGCTCGGCGGCGCGGACCTGTTGCGGCGCGCCATGGGCAAGAAGATCAAGGCGGAGATGGACGCGCAGCGCGCCACCTTCGTCGCGGGCTGTGCCGAGCATAACGGGATCAAGGCGGATTACGCCAACCAGCTGTTCGACCTGATCGACAAGTTCGCGGGCTACGGCTTCAACAAGAGCCACGCCGCGGCCTATGCGCTGCTGGCGTACCAGACCGCGTGGCTGAAGGCGCATCATCCGGCCGAATTCTTCGCCGCGTCGATGTGCTACGACATCCATCTCACCGACAAGCTCGCGATCTTCGTCGACGACATGCGCCGGCTGGGGGTGCCATTGCTGGCACCGTGCATCAACGCCAGCGACGCCGAGTTCGACGTGCAGCCGGCCGGCGACGAGCAGGCATATGGCGTCCGCTATGCGCTCGCCGGGCTCAAGTCGGTCGGCGAAGGCGCGATGGAGAAACTGATCGAGGAGCGCGCCAACGGGGCGTTCCGCAGCCTCGACGACTTCGCAAGCCGGGTCGACCCGCGCCTGCTCAACAAGCGCCAGCTGGAGACGCTGGCCGCGGCGGGCGCGTTCGACGCGCTGGAGACGAACCGCGCGGGTGTCCACACGGTCGCGGAGACGATCCTGGCGATCGCCGCCAGCACCCACCACGGCCGCACCAGCGGGCAGGGCGGGCTGTTCGGCGACGATGCGGGCGGGGCGGGTGACGTCATCAAGCTGCCCGCGACCGCGCGCTGGAGCCTGGCCGAGCGGATGGAGCAGGAGAAGGAAGCGTTCGGCTTCTACTTCTCCGCGCACCCGGTCGACCGCTACCGCCACCTGGCGAAGATGCACGGCGCGCGCAGCTATGTCGCGCTCGGCGAGCTGCCGATCCCGGAGGGCGCGCGGGTGATGGCGACGATGGCGGTGATGGTGGAGGACGCCCGCTGGCGCACGTCCGCGCGCGGGCGCCGCTACCTGATGGCGACGCTGTCGGACGCCTCCGGGCAGTTCGTCGCGACCTGTTTCGAGGACGGCACCTCCACCGATCTGGAGGAGGCGGCGAAGAACGGCGGCTGCGGGCTGATGACGGTCGAGCTGGATCGCCGCCCGGGCGAGGAAACGCCGCGCGTCTCGATCAAGGCGATCCGCCCGTTCGAGGGACTGGCGACGACCACCCGCTTCGCGCTGGAGGTGACGGTCGACGACCCCGCCGCCGTCACCGCGCTCGCCGCGCTGATCGGCCCGCTGCGCGGCGCGCGCGGCAAGGTGACGCTGAAGGTGCCGCTCGCATCGGACGAGGTGGCGGTGGTGATCCTCGACCGCGACTTCGCGCTGGATGCGGAGCTGGCGGAGCGGATCGAATCGTTGCCGGGCGTGACCAAGGTCGAGTTCGATATCGAGGAAACCCGCCTCCGCTCGGTGGGGTGA
- the moaB gene encoding molybdenum cofactor biosynthesis protein B, translated as MPIDESRTFQPIRIAVLTVSDTRGPAEDRSGDTLVARLTGAGHELAARLILRDDMAAIADQLDRWIDDTGIDCIITTGGTGVTGRDVTPEAVERVADKMIPGFGELFRWLSYRTIGTSTVQSRACACVARGTYIFALPGSTGAVKDAWDGILKDQLDSRHRPCNFVELMPRLLER; from the coding sequence ATGCCGATCGACGAAAGCCGCACGTTCCAGCCGATCCGTATCGCGGTGCTGACCGTGTCCGACACGCGCGGGCCGGCGGAGGATCGCTCCGGCGACACGCTCGTCGCGCGGCTGACCGGGGCGGGGCACGAGCTCGCCGCGCGGCTGATCCTGCGCGACGACATGGCGGCGATCGCCGATCAGCTCGACCGCTGGATCGACGACACGGGCATCGACTGCATCATCACCACCGGGGGCACCGGCGTGACCGGGCGCGACGTCACCCCCGAGGCGGTCGAGCGCGTCGCCGACAAGATGATCCCCGGCTTCGGCGAGTTGTTCCGCTGGCTGAGCTACCGGACGATCGGCACCTCGACGGTACAGAGCCGCGCCTGCGCCTGCGTGGCGCGCGGCACCTATATCTTCGCGCTGCCCGGATCGACCGGCGCGGTGAAGGATGCGTGGGACGGCATCCTGAAGGACCAGCTCGACAGCCGCCACCGCCCCTGCAACTTCGTCGAGCTCATGCCCCGGCTGCTGGAACGCTGA
- the metG gene encoding methionine--tRNA ligase — translation MADPFYITTAISYPNGRPHIGHAYEAIAADAIARFQRQAGRDVRFQTGTDEHGLKMVQTARDKGVEVRALADEMSGYFRAMCDALGIGYDRFIRTTDADHHRASQAIWQAMADAGDLYLDRYEGWYSVRDEAFYDEKELVEGEGDAKLSPQGTPVTWTAEETWFFRLSKYQQPLLDLYAGSPDFIRPEARRNEILRFVEGGLSDLSVSRTSFDWGVPVPGSPGHVMYVWVDALTNYLTGAGYPDGDMPYWPADLHLIGKDIVRFHAVYWPAFLMSAGIPLPKTVFGHGFLLHRGEKMSKSLGNVVDPLDLARAFSVDGLRYFLLREVSFGQDGSYSAEAIVTRVNAELANAFGNLAQRTLSFVAKNLGGALPGIGRADAADGALIEEVVVACAGLKTAFGDLMLSQGVEAWLRGVFACNQYIDAQAPWALRKTDPERMHAVLRTLVRAIRMLAIAILPVVPEGAGKVLDLLGVEARDHAAIDDDGWYERAEAAGFVLAAPTPAFPRLEMPVEAEPA, via the coding sequence ATGGCCGATCCGTTCTACATCACCACCGCCATCAGCTACCCCAATGGCCGCCCGCATATCGGCCACGCCTATGAGGCGATCGCCGCCGATGCGATCGCCCGGTTCCAGCGGCAGGCCGGGCGCGACGTGCGCTTCCAGACCGGCACCGACGAGCACGGGCTGAAGATGGTGCAGACCGCACGCGACAAGGGCGTGGAGGTGCGCGCGCTGGCCGACGAAATGTCCGGCTATTTCAGGGCGATGTGCGACGCGCTTGGGATCGGCTACGATCGCTTCATCCGCACCACCGACGCCGATCACCACCGCGCCAGCCAGGCGATCTGGCAGGCGATGGCGGATGCCGGCGACCTGTACCTCGACCGCTACGAGGGCTGGTATTCGGTCCGTGACGAGGCCTTCTACGACGAAAAGGAACTGGTCGAGGGGGAAGGGGACGCAAAGCTCTCGCCGCAAGGAACGCCCGTGACATGGACCGCGGAGGAGACATGGTTCTTCCGCCTGTCGAAATACCAGCAGCCGCTGCTCGATCTCTACGCCGGCAGCCCCGATTTCATCCGGCCCGAGGCGCGGCGGAACGAGATCCTGCGCTTCGTCGAGGGCGGGCTGTCCGACCTGTCGGTGTCGCGGACCAGCTTCGACTGGGGCGTGCCGGTGCCGGGCAGCCCCGGGCACGTGATGTACGTGTGGGTCGATGCGCTGACCAACTATCTGACCGGCGCGGGCTATCCGGACGGCGACATGCCGTACTGGCCCGCCGACCTGCACCTGATCGGCAAGGACATCGTCCGCTTCCACGCGGTCTATTGGCCCGCTTTCCTGATGTCGGCGGGTATCCCCCTGCCGAAGACGGTGTTCGGGCACGGCTTCCTGCTGCATCGCGGGGAGAAGATGTCGAAGAGTCTCGGCAACGTCGTCGATCCGCTTGATCTGGCCCGTGCTTTCTCCGTCGACGGCCTGCGCTACTTTCTCCTGCGCGAGGTCAGCTTCGGGCAGGACGGCAGCTATTCGGCGGAGGCGATCGTCACCCGCGTCAACGCCGAACTCGCCAACGCCTTCGGCAATCTGGCACAGCGCACGCTGTCGTTCGTCGCCAAGAACCTGGGCGGCGCCTTGCCCGGCATCGGTCGCGCCGACGCCGCCGATGGCGCGCTGATCGAGGAGGTCGTCGTCGCCTGCGCCGGGCTGAAGACCGCGTTCGGCGACCTGATGCTCAGCCAGGGGGTCGAGGCATGGCTGCGCGGCGTGTTCGCCTGCAACCAGTATATCGACGCGCAGGCGCCCTGGGCGCTGCGCAAGACCGACCCGGAGCGGATGCACGCGGTATTGCGCACGCTGGTCCGCGCGATCCGGATGCTGGCGATCGCGATCCTTCCGGTCGTGCCGGAGGGGGCGGGCAAGGTGCTCGACCTGCTCGGCGTCGAGGCGCGCGACCACGCCGCGATCGACGACGACGGCTGGTATGAGC
- a CDS encoding PA0069 family radical SAM protein, with translation MPTPKNRAVRGATLNAESRRLNLPQAVADGDWLDAREAVDGAAPALRTTVTVEHARTIITRNRSPDVPFDRSINPYRGCEHGCIYCFARPSHAYHDLSPGLDFETRLFAKPDAAALLRAELARPGYACQPIAMGTNTDPYQPIEREWQVTRRVVEVLAACDHPLVITTKSDRVVRDLDLLAPMAAKGLVAVAISVTSLDPRIAMTVEPRAPTPERRLAAVARLASAGVPTYVNMAPVIPAITDGEVEAIVARAAAAGARGVSFIPVRLPWEVAPLFRAWLDEHFPDRAGKVMAIVQSLRGGRDNDPRFGSRMKGEGPWADLLRTRFRIARTRAGFSDERRKLDLRCDLFRPPAGAQGELF, from the coding sequence ATGCCGACGCCGAAGAATCGAGCGGTCCGCGGGGCCACGCTGAACGCCGAGAGCCGGCGCCTCAACCTGCCGCAGGCCGTCGCGGACGGCGACTGGCTGGACGCGCGCGAAGCGGTCGATGGCGCCGCGCCGGCGCTGCGGACGACGGTGACGGTCGAGCATGCGCGCACGATCATCACCCGCAACCGCTCGCCCGACGTGCCGTTCGACCGTTCGATCAACCCGTATCGCGGCTGCGAGCATGGCTGCATCTATTGCTTCGCGCGGCCGAGCCACGCGTATCACGACCTGTCGCCGGGGCTGGATTTCGAGACCAGACTGTTCGCCAAGCCCGATGCCGCGGCGCTGCTCCGCGCCGAACTGGCCAGGCCGGGATATGCGTGCCAGCCGATCGCGATGGGGACCAATACCGATCCCTATCAGCCGATCGAGCGCGAGTGGCAGGTGACGCGGCGCGTGGTCGAGGTGCTGGCGGCGTGCGATCATCCGCTGGTCATCACCACCAAGTCCGACCGCGTCGTGCGCGACCTGGACCTGCTGGCGCCGATGGCGGCGAAGGGGCTGGTGGCGGTCGCGATCTCGGTCACGTCGCTCGATCCGCGCATCGCGATGACGGTGGAGCCGCGCGCGCCCACGCCCGAACGGCGGCTGGCGGCGGTGGCGCGGCTGGCGAGCGCGGGGGTGCCGACCTATGTCAACATGGCGCCGGTGATCCCCGCGATCACCGATGGCGAGGTGGAGGCGATCGTCGCGCGCGCCGCGGCGGCGGGGGCGCGGGGCGTCTCCTTCATCCCGGTGCGGCTGCCGTGGGAGGTGGCGCCGCTGTTTCGCGCATGGCTGGACGAACATTTCCCGGACCGTGCGGGCAAGGTGATGGCGATCGTCCAGTCGCTGCGCGGCGGGCGCGACAACGACCCCCGCTTCGGCTCGCGGATGAAGGGCGAAGGGCCGTGGGCGGACCTGCTGCGCACCCGGTTCCGGATCGCGCGGACGCGGGCGGGGTTCAGCGACGAGCGGCGCAAACTGGACCTGCGCTGCGACCTGTTCCGCCCGCCGGCGGGGGCGCAGGGGGAGTTGTTTTGA